From the genome of Triticum aestivum cultivar Chinese Spring chromosome 3B, IWGSC CS RefSeq v2.1, whole genome shotgun sequence, one region includes:
- the LOC123070951 gene encoding uncharacterized protein isoform X3 has translation MQAEEDAEFVGARVEAGLRAARFSSPPSSEEFAASIEPKNVPAVFHDVLNGSAASSRWDPLHGGLDYLLEKVGPDVAVEAMMSSTGHVFYGDLRSHERVSIPFSTFMHSCKSYLGHLNAAGDSSKDKAIEEEPTCSEEMCSAISENSEQLYLAQVSILNTENKERCSLEVLKVDIQEPIFLKGKPFSSINFWMSRAHMRSSTHYDPHHNLLCVVAGCKKVTLWSPSASPFLYPMPVYGEASNHSCVSIEEPDYSSYTRAKYMKEYSERVVLNCGDALFIPEGWYHQVDSDDLTIAINFWWKSRIMTEMLEHMDAYYLRRILRRLVDTEMDKIAQKNSFSHAKENNGFQPTDKALRAGSEQFNLHNEVKSHDTSDKKGATDTSDKKGAPLQSLEPSTLQALYELMSLVHDSVEAVDQNNIAESASQDTSSSQSIERKKIAADDSSLLEKDPVAKIILPVEPLELRSMLLAMVHTFPRTLEGLVLNILGPTGAEILTRKFDEMDQQTTTEEQAKFYKTFYTAFDDQYAAMDALLNRKELFSFQSVLDQYLRVHVDRPS, from the exons GTATTCCACGACGTGCTTAATGGGTCAGCCGCCTCCTCTCGGTGGGATCCTCTCCATGGTGGCCTCGACTACTTGCTG GAGAAGGTGGGACCTGATGTTGCTGTGGAAGCCATGATGTCGAGCACTGGGCACGTGTTCTACGGGGATCTCAGAAGTCATGAGAGG GTTTCTATCCCATTCTCCACATTCATGCACTCCTGCAAATCTTACCTGGGGCATCTGAATGCTGCTGGTGATTCATCCAAAGATAAGGCGATTGAGGAGGAGCCAACTTGTTCAGAGGAAATGTGCTCAGCTATCTCGGAGAATTCTGAGCAACTCTATTTAGCGCAG GTGTCAATCCTCAACACTGAGAACAAAGAGAGATGCTCGTTAGAAGTTTTAAAAGTGGACATTCAGGAG CCTATATTTCTGAAAGGAAAACCATTTTCATCAATAAACTTCTGGATGAGTAGGGCTCACATGAGATCAAGTACCCATTATGATCCTCACCATAACCTTCTCTGCGTGGTTGCTGGATGCAAGAAAG TAACTTTGTGGTCTCCCTCCGCATCCCCATTTTTGTATCCAATGCCTGTATACGGGGAGGCCTCCAACCATAG CTGTGTCAGTATTGAGGAACCAGACTATTCAAGCTACACAAGAGCAAAGTACATGAAGGAGTATTCTGAAAGGGTTGTCCTAAATTGTGGCGATGCTCTTTTCATACCAGAAGGATG GTATCACCAAGTAGACAGTGATGATTTGACCATAGCAATTAATTTTTGGTGGAAGTCAAGAATAATGACTGAAATGTTAGAGCATATGGATGCCTACTATCTACGCCGAATTTTAAGGAG ATTGGTGGATACAGAGATG GACAAAATAGCGCAGAAAAATTCCTTCAGTCATGCGAAAGAAAACAACGGTTTTCAGCCTACAGACAAAGCATTGAGAG CAGGCTCTGAGCAATTCAATTTGCACAACGAGGTTAAAAGTCATGATACGTCTGACAAGAAAGGCGCAACTGATACATCTGACAAGAAAGGTGCACCATTGCAATCTTTGGAACCCAGCACCCTACAAGCGCTTTATGAACTCATGTCACTGGTTCATGACAGTGTTGAAGCGGTTGACCAAAATAACATAGCAGAATCTGCATCTCAGGATACATCTTCCAGCCAAAGCATTGAAAGAAAGAAGATTGCTGCAGATGATTCATCTCTCTTGGAGAAAGACCCTGTTGCAAAAATCATTTTGCCAGTTGAACCACTCGAGTTGCGGAGTATGCTACTAGCAATGGTG CATACTTTCCCGAGGACATTAGAAGGTTTAGTCCTCAACATACTTGGACCTACAGGAGCAGAGATACTGACTAGGAAGTTTGATGAGATGGATCAACAAACCACAACAGAAGAACA GGCTAAGTTCTACAAGACATTCTACACTGCGTTTGATGACCAATATGCTGCAATGGACGCACTTCTTAATAGGAAGGAACTGTTTTCTTTCCAG AGTGTCCTTGACCAATATCTGAGGGTGCATGTTGATCGGCCTAGCTAA
- the LOC123070951 gene encoding uncharacterized protein isoform X1 — translation MQAEEDAEFVGARVEAGLRAARFSSPPSSEEFAASIEPKNVPAVFHDVLNGSAASSRWDPLHGGLDYLLEKVGPDVAVEAMMSSTGHVFYGDLRSHERVSIPFSTFMHSCKSYLGHLNAAGDSSKDKAIEEEPTCSEEMCSAISENSEQLYLAQVSILNTENKERCSLEVLKVDIQEPIFLKGKPFSSINFWMSRAHMRSSTHYDPHHNLLCVVAGCKKVTLWSPSASPFLYPMPVYGEASNHSCVSIEEPDYSSYTRAKYMKEYSERVVLNCGDALFIPEGWYHQVDSDDLTIAINFWWKSRIMTEMLEHMDAYYLRRILRRLVDTEMDKIAQKNSFSHAKENNGFQPTDKALRAGSEQFNLHNEVKSHDTSDKKGATDTSDKKGAPLQSLEPSTLQALYELMSLVHDSVEAVDQNNIAESASQDTSSSQSIERKKIAADDSSLLEKDPVAKIILPVEPLELRSMLLAMVHTFPRTLEGLVLNILGPTGAEILTRKFDEMDQQTTTEEQAKFYKTFYTAFDDQYAAMDALLNRKELFSFQVFQSVLDQYLRVHVDRPS, via the exons GTATTCCACGACGTGCTTAATGGGTCAGCCGCCTCCTCTCGGTGGGATCCTCTCCATGGTGGCCTCGACTACTTGCTG GAGAAGGTGGGACCTGATGTTGCTGTGGAAGCCATGATGTCGAGCACTGGGCACGTGTTCTACGGGGATCTCAGAAGTCATGAGAGG GTTTCTATCCCATTCTCCACATTCATGCACTCCTGCAAATCTTACCTGGGGCATCTGAATGCTGCTGGTGATTCATCCAAAGATAAGGCGATTGAGGAGGAGCCAACTTGTTCAGAGGAAATGTGCTCAGCTATCTCGGAGAATTCTGAGCAACTCTATTTAGCGCAG GTGTCAATCCTCAACACTGAGAACAAAGAGAGATGCTCGTTAGAAGTTTTAAAAGTGGACATTCAGGAG CCTATATTTCTGAAAGGAAAACCATTTTCATCAATAAACTTCTGGATGAGTAGGGCTCACATGAGATCAAGTACCCATTATGATCCTCACCATAACCTTCTCTGCGTGGTTGCTGGATGCAAGAAAG TAACTTTGTGGTCTCCCTCCGCATCCCCATTTTTGTATCCAATGCCTGTATACGGGGAGGCCTCCAACCATAG CTGTGTCAGTATTGAGGAACCAGACTATTCAAGCTACACAAGAGCAAAGTACATGAAGGAGTATTCTGAAAGGGTTGTCCTAAATTGTGGCGATGCTCTTTTCATACCAGAAGGATG GTATCACCAAGTAGACAGTGATGATTTGACCATAGCAATTAATTTTTGGTGGAAGTCAAGAATAATGACTGAAATGTTAGAGCATATGGATGCCTACTATCTACGCCGAATTTTAAGGAG ATTGGTGGATACAGAGATG GACAAAATAGCGCAGAAAAATTCCTTCAGTCATGCGAAAGAAAACAACGGTTTTCAGCCTACAGACAAAGCATTGAGAG CAGGCTCTGAGCAATTCAATTTGCACAACGAGGTTAAAAGTCATGATACGTCTGACAAGAAAGGCGCAACTGATACATCTGACAAGAAAGGTGCACCATTGCAATCTTTGGAACCCAGCACCCTACAAGCGCTTTATGAACTCATGTCACTGGTTCATGACAGTGTTGAAGCGGTTGACCAAAATAACATAGCAGAATCTGCATCTCAGGATACATCTTCCAGCCAAAGCATTGAAAGAAAGAAGATTGCTGCAGATGATTCATCTCTCTTGGAGAAAGACCCTGTTGCAAAAATCATTTTGCCAGTTGAACCACTCGAGTTGCGGAGTATGCTACTAGCAATGGTG CATACTTTCCCGAGGACATTAGAAGGTTTAGTCCTCAACATACTTGGACCTACAGGAGCAGAGATACTGACTAGGAAGTTTGATGAGATGGATCAACAAACCACAACAGAAGAACA GGCTAAGTTCTACAAGACATTCTACACTGCGTTTGATGACCAATATGCTGCAATGGACGCACTTCTTAATAGGAAGGAACTGTTTTCTTTCCAG GTGTTCCAGAGTGTCCTTGACCAATATCTGAGGGTGCATGTTGATCGGCCTAGCTAA
- the LOC123070951 gene encoding uncharacterized protein isoform X2: MQAEEDAEFVGARVEAGLRAARFSSPPSSEEFAASIEPKNVPAVFHDVLNGSAASSRWDPLHGGLDYLLEKVGPDVAVEAMMSSTGHVFYGDLRSHERVSIPFSTFMHSCKSYLGHLNAAGDSSKDKAIEEEPTCSEEMCSAISENSEQLYLAQVSILNTENKERCSLEVLKVDIQEPIFLKGKPFSSINFWMSRAHMRSSTHYDPHHNLLCVVAGCKKVTLWSPSASPFLYPMPVYGEASNHSCVSIEEPDYSSYTRAKYMKEYSERVVLNCGDALFIPEGWYHQVDSDDLTIAINFWWKSRIMTEMLEHMDAYYLRRILRRLVDTEMDKIAQKNSFSHAKENNGFQPTDKALRGSEQFNLHNEVKSHDTSDKKGATDTSDKKGAPLQSLEPSTLQALYELMSLVHDSVEAVDQNNIAESASQDTSSSQSIERKKIAADDSSLLEKDPVAKIILPVEPLELRSMLLAMVHTFPRTLEGLVLNILGPTGAEILTRKFDEMDQQTTTEEQAKFYKTFYTAFDDQYAAMDALLNRKELFSFQVFQSVLDQYLRVHVDRPS; this comes from the exons GTATTCCACGACGTGCTTAATGGGTCAGCCGCCTCCTCTCGGTGGGATCCTCTCCATGGTGGCCTCGACTACTTGCTG GAGAAGGTGGGACCTGATGTTGCTGTGGAAGCCATGATGTCGAGCACTGGGCACGTGTTCTACGGGGATCTCAGAAGTCATGAGAGG GTTTCTATCCCATTCTCCACATTCATGCACTCCTGCAAATCTTACCTGGGGCATCTGAATGCTGCTGGTGATTCATCCAAAGATAAGGCGATTGAGGAGGAGCCAACTTGTTCAGAGGAAATGTGCTCAGCTATCTCGGAGAATTCTGAGCAACTCTATTTAGCGCAG GTGTCAATCCTCAACACTGAGAACAAAGAGAGATGCTCGTTAGAAGTTTTAAAAGTGGACATTCAGGAG CCTATATTTCTGAAAGGAAAACCATTTTCATCAATAAACTTCTGGATGAGTAGGGCTCACATGAGATCAAGTACCCATTATGATCCTCACCATAACCTTCTCTGCGTGGTTGCTGGATGCAAGAAAG TAACTTTGTGGTCTCCCTCCGCATCCCCATTTTTGTATCCAATGCCTGTATACGGGGAGGCCTCCAACCATAG CTGTGTCAGTATTGAGGAACCAGACTATTCAAGCTACACAAGAGCAAAGTACATGAAGGAGTATTCTGAAAGGGTTGTCCTAAATTGTGGCGATGCTCTTTTCATACCAGAAGGATG GTATCACCAAGTAGACAGTGATGATTTGACCATAGCAATTAATTTTTGGTGGAAGTCAAGAATAATGACTGAAATGTTAGAGCATATGGATGCCTACTATCTACGCCGAATTTTAAGGAG ATTGGTGGATACAGAGATG GACAAAATAGCGCAGAAAAATTCCTTCAGTCATGCGAAAGAAAACAACGGTTTTCAGCCTACAGACAAAGCATTGAGAG GCTCTGAGCAATTCAATTTGCACAACGAGGTTAAAAGTCATGATACGTCTGACAAGAAAGGCGCAACTGATACATCTGACAAGAAAGGTGCACCATTGCAATCTTTGGAACCCAGCACCCTACAAGCGCTTTATGAACTCATGTCACTGGTTCATGACAGTGTTGAAGCGGTTGACCAAAATAACATAGCAGAATCTGCATCTCAGGATACATCTTCCAGCCAAAGCATTGAAAGAAAGAAGATTGCTGCAGATGATTCATCTCTCTTGGAGAAAGACCCTGTTGCAAAAATCATTTTGCCAGTTGAACCACTCGAGTTGCGGAGTATGCTACTAGCAATGGTG CATACTTTCCCGAGGACATTAGAAGGTTTAGTCCTCAACATACTTGGACCTACAGGAGCAGAGATACTGACTAGGAAGTTTGATGAGATGGATCAACAAACCACAACAGAAGAACA GGCTAAGTTCTACAAGACATTCTACACTGCGTTTGATGACCAATATGCTGCAATGGACGCACTTCTTAATAGGAAGGAACTGTTTTCTTTCCAG GTGTTCCAGAGTGTCCTTGACCAATATCTGAGGGTGCATGTTGATCGGCCTAGCTAA